CAGCACGGCAGCGGTCACGCCGGAACCGGCCAGCTCATCGCCCTGCTCGACCACGTAGGGGTAAGGAATGTTCTGCTGGCTGATGCCGACTTCCACGGTCACGGTGAAGTCGTGCATCAACGGTACGAGTTGCTCCAGCAGGTATTTGCGGAAAGCCGCCGGATGGGTGACGGTGACGCTGTAAGTCCCCGGCAATTGCACCTTGGCGTAGGCACGGGTGGTTTGTGGGACTTCGCCTTGGCAATGGTAGGTCAGACGCAGTTCAGGATAACGAAACATCGCACGCTGTTCGGCGTCCGGTTCAACTCGATCCTTGAGATAACGCTTGAGCGCCTGGTTCAGCGCGGTGGTGGCACGATTGTGCAGGTGAGCAAGCCGGTCCACGGCTTCCTCGGCGGTTTGAACGACAACAAAAGCTTCGGTCACGATCAGCATCCTGTGTTCTGACTTGCAGGTCTTCATCTTGCCTGCATCGTCGCGTCACGGGAACAGTGGCGTGTTGATACACAGACACCAGGTTCACCACGCTCCCACATTGAGTCCATGGTGTTTACAAAAGCGGGGTTGACCGGGCGACGATCGCTTCCACATCCAATCCCCGAGGCAACGCACCGTACACTCGGCCGCCGCCATTCAGACGACTGGCGATAAAGGCATCGCTGACCGCCGAGTTGCCCGCCTCCAGCAACAACCTGGCCTGCAGCCCCAAAGCGATATCTTCAGTGAGCTGGCGGGCACGATACTGAATGTCGCTGGTGTCCTTGAAAGCGGCCTGCAATTGGCTGATGTGCGCCGCCAGGCGTTTGTCGCCATGACCATCGCCCAACTCGCTGAACAGCACGTCGAGCACACCCGGTTCTTTCGACAGCGCCCGCAGGACGTCCAGGCATTGCACGTTGCCGGAACCTTCCCACGTCGAATTGACCGGCGCCTCACGGTACAAACGCGGCAGGATGCTGTCTTCGACATAACCCGCGCCACCCATGCACTCGGCGGCTTCGTTGATCATGGCGGGCGCGCGTTTGCAGATCCAGTACTTGCCCACCGCCGTCACCAGACGGGCGAATTTCGCTTCATGTTCATCGTCCAGATGATCCAGCGCCTTGCCCATGCGCAGGCTCAACGCCAGGGCTGCTTCGCTTTCCAGCGCGAGATCGGCGAGCACGTTCTGCATCAACGGTTGTTCACTGAGCCGCTTGCCGCCAACCCTGCGATGAGCGCAGTGATGACTGGCCTGGGTCAACGCCTGGCGCATCAGCGAGCTGGAACCGACCATGCAATCGAAGCGGGTCATGGCCACCATTTCAATGATGGTCGGAACGCCGCGCCCTTCTTCACCGACCATCCACGCCAGTGCACCGCGGAATTCGACTTCACTGGACGCGTTGGAGCAATTGCCGAGTTTGTTCTTCAGGCGCTGGATGTAGAACTGATTGCGCGTGTCGTCCGGACGATGGCGCGGCAGCAGGAAACAGGTCAAACCCTTGTCGGTCTGCGCCAGGGTCAGGAACGCATCGCACATCGGCGCGGAACAGAACCACTTGTGGCCCACCAGTTCATAGGCCTGCCCCGGACCGCCGGCACCGACCGGATACGCCTTGGTGGTGTTGGCCCGCACATCGGTGCCGCCCTGCTTCTCGGTCATGGCCATGCCGATGGTGACACCGGCCTTATGCGCCATGCCGACGTTGCGCGGGTCGTATTCGGTGGCGAGGATTTTAGGCAGCCACTGCTCGGCCAGATCCGGTTGCAGGCGCATCGCCGGGACGCTGGCGAACGTCATGGTCAGCGGGCAACCGCTGCCGGCTTCGGCCTGGCTGTGCAGGTAGGTCATGGCGGCGCGGGCAACGTGAGCGCCGGACTGCGGATGCGCCCAGGGCAGCGACGTCAGCCCGTGTTCGATCGCCGTGCGCATCAGTTCGTGATACGCCGGGTGAAACTCCACCAGGTCGATGCGATGACCATAACGGTCGTGACTGCTGAACACCGGCTTGTTCTGGTTGGCCAGAAACCCCGCGTCCATCAGCGGCCCGCCGGCCAGCGCGCCATAGGCGTCGATCCGCGATTCGGCCCAACCGGCCCCGAAACGCCGCGACCACTCCTGCAACGGCAAATCGATGCGATACAGGTTAGTGCCGTCCAGCGACGGTGGCTGGTTGGTGACTTCGTGGGTTTCGGCGAACTGATGCAGGTTCATGACGGGGCTCCTTTGGTCAGCCAAGGGATTCAGTTAATCACTGCCCCGAGGCCGAACAAAGTGGCATATCCGCCTAACTGTCGGCGCTTTCGCCTTGTTCGGGACAGAGCACCCGACGATAAAGGGCAGCCTGCAAGTCTTCGAACTTCACCGGCTTGCTCAGGTGATCAATCAAGGCACCCGTTGGGCAGCGTTCCCGATCAGCGCTCAAGGCAATCATGAACACCGGCAATTGCTCGCAGCCCGGCAGCGCACGGATCTGGCAGCACAGTGACGCGCCATCCAGCGACGGCAATTGGCCATCGATCAGCACGGCATCAAAGGTTTCACGCTGCAAGAGATCCAGCGCGGCCACGCCAATGTCGGCCGTTCGCACCCGGAACCCGAGCTTGAGCAACATGCCGCGCATCACCAGCTGATTAATGCTGTTTTCATCCACCAGCAGCACGGTGCAGTCCTGCGGCAGGCGCAGACGCGGGAACTCCCGCGTCATCATGGGCGTTGGGACTCGCTCTACCACTGGCAACTCAAACTCGACGTCAAGCTGGAAGCGACTGCCACGACCGGGCTCAGAGCGGTGAGTCAGATGCCCGCCAAGCAAGTCGACCAGTTGCCGACAGATCGCCAGGCCGACGCCCAGACCGCCGTATTCCCGGGTCATCGAGCCGTCGAGCTGGAAAAAGCGCTGGTACAGCGTCGCCTCGCCCAAATCGGTGAAGCCGATACCGGTGTCGATCACTGCAAAGGACAGTGCCACCCGGTCGGGGCCTACGGGTTTACCCGTGACCCGCAACGCCACGCCGCCCACACGAGTGAACTTGATGGCGTTGTCCAGCAGGCATTCCAGGCATTGCGCCAACTTGATGTTATCGCCGTGCAAACGGTCCGGCAGGCCTGGCGCGAGGTCAACCTTGAAGTCCAGTGACTTGCCTGACGCATTGCCTTCGAACTGCACCCGCAGGGCATCGACCACACCGCGCAAACTGAAGGGGGACGCATTGGCCTTGAGCTTGCCGGCCTGCAATTCGGTCAGGGTGAGGATGCCGTTGACCATGCGCATCATGTCTCGCGCCGAACCGGCGGCCGTTTGCTGGTATTGCTCCAGCTCCGGGTCCATCTCGACGGTTTGCATCAATTCCAGCGAACCGATCACACCGTTCATGGGCGTGCGCAATTCGTGGGTCAGCGTGGCGAGGAATTCATCCTTGAGCTTGTTGCTGTGCGCCAGTTGCTGGTTGAGCACTTCGAGCTTTTGCCCGGCATCGAACAAGGTCTGCGCCTGTTGCTCGCGCATGGCGTTGATGCGGTCGGCCAGGGCCAGGGACAGCAGCGCCACTTCGATGGCCGAGCCGATCTGGCTGGAATACATGGTCAGGAACACGTTCGGCAGGTAACCCAACACCATCAGCGTGTTGATGATGCCGCCGAGCAAAAACGCCGACCAGGCGATGATGAAATACCGCGCCACCCGCAGGCCGCGCCACCAGGCGAAAAACCCCGCGGCGAAAATCACCACGGTGAACGTCAGGGCCAGCGTCGTCGCCAGACGCAAGGCCAGGGCGTAACTGGTCATCAACGACAACCCGACGACCACCGCCCCGAATGCAATCAACGCCAGCAGCAAGCGATCGAGCCAGCGATTGAGGGTCGCCGTCTGCAGGAAGCTGCGGGCGAACTGACTGCCGAACAGCCCTGCGCAACCGATGAAGAACGGCGTCGCGGCGTTGGCCCACCAGGGATTGTCCGGCCAGAAATATTGCACGGCCGCGCCGTTCACTGACAGTTGATACAGCCCGAACGAGGCAATGTAGAAGATGTAATAGAGGTAGCTGGTGTCGCGCACGCTGAGGTAGATGAACAGGTTGTAGACCAGCATCCCCAGCAACACGCCGTAAATCAGGCCCAGCACGTAGAGCCGCACCGGCTGTTCTTCAAGGAATGCCGTGCTCGACCACAACGTGACCGGCGCCTGGATCGACCCTTCGCTCTGCAGGCGCAGGTACAGGGTTTGCAGTTGGTCCGGGGTGAAGTTCAGATCGAACAAATAGTTGTTCTGGCGAATTTCGCGACTGTCGAACGGCAAGGCATCGCCGGTCTGACGGGCCAATCGATAGGCACCGGCAGCATCGGGCAAGTACAGGTCGAGGTGATCGAGGGGAGGATAGGCCAGCTCCAGCAACCACGTCCGTTGGGTCGCGGGGTTGGTCGGGCGGTAATTCAAGTCGATTTTCAGCCAGAACACCGAACGCGAGTAGCCGGCGTTGAGGGTGGCTTTATCGTGGGGCTTGAAGTGTCCGGCCGCCGCTTGCGCACGGATATCGTCGATGGTCGCCTGACCATCGGCATCTTCGAACACTTGCAGGGTTCGGCCCAAGGGCAGGCTTTGAGTGAATTCATCGAATTCGACTGCGCTCGCCATAAGGGGCAAGCAAAACAGCAACATCAGCAAATAGCGCATTTAAGCCCCAGCGTGGCCTGTCCGGTTATCTCAGGAAGCCCCTCATTCCCTTTGAGTAGACGTAAAACCGGTATTACCTGTTATTGGTTTGGATCCACTCTAGCATAGCCGTTGATGGCCATTGAACACCATTGAAATATTTCCTGCAAAGGCTCTAGTACGGGCGTTCCAGCGGAACACATTGAGCCAGAGCTGTTTGCTCGGTCAGATTCTGACAATCCCGGCAAGTGGCATTGCCAGCCCATGACTCTCTATCGGCAGGACTGGCGGGCACTGCACCCGAAAATCGATGTTTGGTGGTAAGCTCGCGCACCATGAATATCTACAGCTCTCGCCCCGTTGTCCTCTGTCTCTCCGGCCACGACCCAAGTGGTGGCGCCGGCTTGCAGGCAGATATCGAAGCCCTGCTTGCCCAGGGCTGTCATGCGGCCCCGGCCGTCACCGCCCTGACCGTGCAAGACACGGTCAATGTCACTGACTTTCGCGTCCTCGACCGAGAGTGGGTGCTGGCTCAGGCCAACGCCGTGCTCAACGATTCCGAAGTCGCTGCCGTCAAACTGGGCATGCTCGGCTCCCTGGAAATGGTCGACACCGTCGTCGAACTGCTGCAGGCGCACCCGCACTTGCCGATGGTCTGCGACCCGGTGCTGCGCGCCGGCGGTGGCGGACGACTGGGCAAGGATGAAGTCGGCTACGCCATGCGCGAACGCCTGCTGCCTTTGGCCATCATCGCCACCCCTAACCTTCCCGAAGCCCGCATCCTCGCCGAACTGCCCGAAGGCACCGCGGACGAGTGCGCTGAAAAACTCCTGCCCTACGTCA
This DNA window, taken from Pseudomonas fluorescens NCIMB 11764, encodes the following:
- a CDS encoding acyl-CoA dehydrogenase family protein, with translation MNLHQFAETHEVTNQPPSLDGTNLYRIDLPLQEWSRRFGAGWAESRIDAYGALAGGPLMDAGFLANQNKPVFSSHDRYGHRIDLVEFHPAYHELMRTAIEHGLTSLPWAHPQSGAHVARAAMTYLHSQAEAGSGCPLTMTFASVPAMRLQPDLAEQWLPKILATEYDPRNVGMAHKAGVTIGMAMTEKQGGTDVRANTTKAYPVGAGGPGQAYELVGHKWFCSAPMCDAFLTLAQTDKGLTCFLLPRHRPDDTRNQFYIQRLKNKLGNCSNASSEVEFRGALAWMVGEEGRGVPTIIEMVAMTRFDCMVGSSSLMRQALTQASHHCAHRRVGGKRLSEQPLMQNVLADLALESEAALALSLRMGKALDHLDDEHEAKFARLVTAVGKYWICKRAPAMINEAAECMGGAGYVEDSILPRLYREAPVNSTWEGSGNVQCLDVLRALSKEPGVLDVLFSELGDGHGDKRLAAHISQLQAAFKDTSDIQYRARQLTEDIALGLQARLLLEAGNSAVSDAFIASRLNGGGRVYGALPRGLDVEAIVARSTPLL
- a CDS encoding hybrid sensor histidine kinase/response regulator, yielding MRYLLMLLFCLPLMASAVEFDEFTQSLPLGRTLQVFEDADGQATIDDIRAQAAAGHFKPHDKATLNAGYSRSVFWLKIDLNYRPTNPATQRTWLLELAYPPLDHLDLYLPDAAGAYRLARQTGDALPFDSREIRQNNYLFDLNFTPDQLQTLYLRLQSEGSIQAPVTLWSSTAFLEEQPVRLYVLGLIYGVLLGMLVYNLFIYLSVRDTSYLYYIFYIASFGLYQLSVNGAAVQYFWPDNPWWANAATPFFIGCAGLFGSQFARSFLQTATLNRWLDRLLLALIAFGAVVVGLSLMTSYALALRLATTLALTFTVVIFAAGFFAWWRGLRVARYFIIAWSAFLLGGIINTLMVLGYLPNVFLTMYSSQIGSAIEVALLSLALADRINAMREQQAQTLFDAGQKLEVLNQQLAHSNKLKDEFLATLTHELRTPMNGVIGSLELMQTVEMDPELEQYQQTAAGSARDMMRMVNGILTLTELQAGKLKANASPFSLRGVVDALRVQFEGNASGKSLDFKVDLAPGLPDRLHGDNIKLAQCLECLLDNAIKFTRVGGVALRVTGKPVGPDRVALSFAVIDTGIGFTDLGEATLYQRFFQLDGSMTREYGGLGVGLAICRQLVDLLGGHLTHRSEPGRGSRFQLDVEFELPVVERVPTPMMTREFPRLRLPQDCTVLLVDENSINQLVMRGMLLKLGFRVRTADIGVAALDLLQRETFDAVLIDGQLPSLDGASLCCQIRALPGCEQLPVFMIALSADRERCPTGALIDHLSKPVKFEDLQAALYRRVLCPEQGESADS
- a CDS encoding hydroxymethylpyrimidine/phosphomethylpyrimidine kinase; amino-acid sequence: MNIYSSRPVVLCLSGHDPSGGAGLQADIEALLAQGCHAAPAVTALTVQDTVNVTDFRVLDREWVLAQANAVLNDSEVAAVKLGMLGSLEMVDTVVELLQAHPHLPMVCDPVLRAGGGGRLGKDEVGYAMRERLLPLAIIATPNLPEARILAELPEGTADECAEKLLPYVKHLLITGGHGDEDEIHNRLYSRDGGRETFTCQRLPGSYHGSGCTLASALAGRLAQGENLVSAVQTALNYTWRTLRDAEQLGKGQFVPRRLPLDFCS